The Fervidobacterium pennivorans DNA segment TATCTAGCCCCCTAATAGATTTGGAGAAAAAATGCGTAATATGTTAGCATAAATAATAGAAATAGGGGGTAATTGAATTGGCTAAAAAACAATATAGTTTAGAATTTATAGAACAAATAATAAATGAGTGTCAGGAGACTGGTAATGTTGCAATAGTTGCCCGTAGACATAATATATCAGCAAGTACAATACACACCTGGATTAGTAAAAAACGCCAAAGAGGCTCTGTAGCATCACTACCTAAAACTAAAGAAGCAAGATATAAGACAATGGAAAAACAATTAAAAGAAATAAGCACTGAAAACGATATGTTAAAACGTCTAATAGCCTAAAAATAATTAGATTTAGCAATTTTAAGGGAACTAAGGGATAAGACAAACTCTCGGTAGCCGACAAAGTTGCTATTGCTAAAAGGTGGATCCAAAAAGGATATAGAGTAACTATTGTCCTTGGCTTTGTCGGTTTATCTTTATCCACCTACTACTGTATTGCTAGAAATAATATAAATAACAAAAATAAAGCACAACAGCATAAACCAGGACGCAAAATTTCTGGTTATACCCAGGATAAAAAGGGTAATAAGATACCTGATGAAAGTGTAAAAGAACATCTCTGTGAGCTTATAACTGGTGATGGCTATCCCTATGGTTATAAGAAGCTGACCACTTGTTTACAAGAGGATTATAAGCTGGTAATTAACCACAAGAAAGTATATAGATTATGTAAAGAACTAGATATTTTGCGTCCCAAGAGAAAAACATACCCTAATCGTCCCAGGAAGTTAGCTAAACGCGAGAAAATAACTGGCTCCAATCAACTTTCAACAGATTATCAAATTTCTTTAGGTTCTCCTCACATATCTTGTTAAGCTCTTCTTTTTGACCAACTCTCATTAGCATTAGCTGTTTGTAATCTTCATCGTGATAATTGATACTTTTTTCATCAATAACATGTATCCTTAACAGGTTTGTGTTATAATAAATATAAATTTTGTTTTCCACCTCCTTTACTTGGACTGTTTTTCCTATGTATTCGGGTGGAACAGAGTATTTACTTCCCTTGTAGTAAATCAGAGAGTCCTTTTGGACTTTAACTGACTTGTAGGAATTTAGGTAACTCTCTATTAACCTTTTGTCTGGCAAGGGTTGTAAATACTCTTTTTCTTTTTGAAACAGAAGAGCAGGTGGGACTTGAGTTGTTTGATTTGGCTGCATACTGACCTTTGCGTTTATCTCTTTTATTATCCTTACTAAGTCCTCTTCTGTTTCAAATTCACCCTGTTATGGCAGTATCCAATCTATAAACTTGTTTGCTGCTTCAACTTTTCCTTTTGTGTACGAATGTCTTGGTTTGCACAGTTTCACTTCAAACCCAAAGTCTTTTGCAAAACTTTTAAATCTTGAATTTACTTTAATTTTCTCACCTGTTATATCAACAACTGCTGCTGCATTGTCAAATAAAATCTCTTTAGGTACTCCGCCTATATCTTTGAATATTCTTATTAGACTTTCTATTAATTCTTCTTGAGTTTTTGTCCTGTTTATC contains these protein-coding regions:
- a CDS encoding transposase, which translates into the protein MTGDGYPYGYKKLTTCLQEDYKLVINHKKVYRLCKELDILRPKRKTYPNRPRKLAKREKITGSNQLSTDYQISLGSPHISC
- a CDS encoding transposase, with the protein product MAKKQYSLEFIEQIINECQETGNVAIVARRHNISASTIHTWISKKRQRGSVASLPKTKEARYKTMEKQLKEISTENDMLKRLIA